The following are from one region of the Microbacterium sp. cx-55 genome:
- a CDS encoding HNH endonuclease signature motif containing protein, with translation MALTALDPTDTHLAALVRLSSHADDVAGALLADNGPSALADPDLVQALTVAGGILRRVESMLVEVTGEASRRSATAVREARLTTRWGCHDVSELVQRATLVAPATAGRWQRAARSVVRDVSPSTGEWLPAPLPATREALLEGVIGVDGILAIAAPLADLDRRVSRDAVLDADAALAASARGCGSDSAPPASADLLRLQAAAWSMMLDQDGAEPRESRALRRRGVSLGSQREGLVPIRGELLPEVAAQLQRIFDALCSPRADDSAGGVRFRPEGVDAGDPAGDPLGEQSAGETRADQSAAEMPGDEVWTSGVPIDDRRAPQKRHDALATALFAAAASGELPTVGGAAPTLVVSVREDDLVSGRGWAHAAGTDEPLSMAAARWVACAGVLQRVAMNGEGRILRLGTEERVFNRHQRRAIALRDGGCLTPGCGVPAAWCEVHHVTEHARGGPTHTDNGVLLCWFHHRFLDASGWEIRMNRGVPELRAPGWIDAQRRWRRVTSSKTRLADRIVRRT, from the coding sequence ATGGCCCTCACCGCTCTCGACCCGACCGACACGCACCTGGCTGCGCTCGTCCGACTGTCGAGCCATGCCGACGACGTCGCCGGCGCGCTGCTGGCGGACAACGGACCATCGGCGCTCGCCGATCCGGACCTCGTGCAGGCGCTCACGGTTGCCGGCGGCATCCTCCGGCGCGTCGAGTCGATGCTCGTCGAAGTGACGGGCGAGGCGTCGCGGCGCTCCGCCACCGCGGTGAGAGAGGCGCGGCTGACGACGCGGTGGGGGTGCCACGATGTCAGCGAGCTGGTTCAGCGCGCGACGCTCGTCGCCCCTGCGACGGCCGGTCGGTGGCAGCGTGCCGCACGATCCGTTGTTCGCGATGTTTCGCCGTCGACGGGCGAGTGGCTTCCCGCGCCGCTCCCGGCCACGCGAGAGGCGCTCCTCGAGGGGGTGATCGGTGTCGACGGCATCCTGGCGATCGCCGCGCCGCTCGCCGATCTCGACCGCCGGGTGTCCCGCGACGCGGTACTCGACGCGGATGCGGCGCTCGCCGCATCCGCCCGCGGGTGCGGTTCTGATTCGGCGCCGCCCGCCTCTGCCGATCTCCTGCGCTTGCAGGCGGCCGCGTGGTCGATGATGCTCGACCAAGACGGTGCGGAGCCGCGCGAGAGTCGGGCGCTTCGCCGCCGGGGCGTGAGCCTGGGTTCCCAGCGGGAGGGGCTCGTGCCCATCCGCGGGGAGCTACTGCCCGAGGTTGCCGCGCAGCTCCAGCGCATCTTCGACGCCCTGTGCTCGCCGCGCGCCGACGACTCTGCGGGTGGCGTGAGGTTTCGACCCGAGGGAGTGGATGCCGGCGATCCCGCCGGCGATCCGCTGGGCGAGCAGTCTGCCGGCGAGACGCGGGCCGACCAGTCCGCCGCCGAGATGCCGGGCGATGAGGTGTGGACGTCCGGCGTGCCGATCGATGACCGCCGGGCGCCGCAGAAGCGTCACGACGCGCTCGCCACCGCGCTGTTCGCGGCAGCGGCCAGCGGAGAACTGCCCACGGTCGGAGGAGCCGCGCCGACCCTGGTCGTCTCGGTGCGAGAAGACGACCTCGTGAGCGGCCGCGGGTGGGCGCACGCTGCCGGCACGGATGAGCCGCTGTCGATGGCGGCGGCTCGATGGGTGGCGTGCGCGGGAGTCCTGCAGCGTGTGGCGATGAACGGCGAAGGGCGCATTCTCCGACTCGGCACGGAGGAGCGGGTGTTCAACCGCCACCAGCGTCGGGCGATCGCGCTTCGCGACGGCGGATGCCTCACACCCGGATGCGGAGTACCCGCGGCCTGGTGCGAAGTTCATCACGTGACCGAGCACGCGCGGGGAGGGCCCACGCACACCGACAACGGGGTGTTGTTGTGCTGGTTTCATCATCGATTCCTCGATGCGAGCGGATGGGAGATCCGTATGAACCGCGGTGTTCCCGAGCTGCGGGCGCCCGGATGGATCGATGCGCAGCGCCGCTGGCGGCGCGTGACGTCTTCGAAGACCCGGCTGGCGGACCGGATCGTCCGGCGGACGTGA
- a CDS encoding antibiotic biosynthesis monooxygenase family protein, translating to MILEHAILPVRAGAASDFEAAFAAARPLIAAQPGFRSLRLSRSVETPQHYLLLVEWDSVAAHTEGFRESAAYEEWKGLLHHFYEPFPVVEHFVPVDVDGARAESSSGDTATPAHAAIAPEGV from the coding sequence ATGATCCTCGAGCACGCGATCCTGCCGGTGCGCGCCGGTGCCGCATCCGACTTCGAGGCGGCGTTCGCGGCGGCGCGCCCGCTCATCGCCGCGCAGCCCGGATTCCGGTCGCTGCGACTCTCGCGATCCGTCGAGACGCCGCAGCACTATCTGCTGCTCGTGGAGTGGGATTCCGTGGCGGCGCACACCGAGGGGTTCCGGGAGTCGGCGGCGTACGAGGAATGGAAAGGTCTCCTGCACCACTTCTACGAGCCGTTCCCGGTCGTCGAGCACTTCGTTCCGGTCGACGTCGATGGCGCGCGGGCAGAGTCGTCGTCCGGCGACACTGCCACCCCCGCGCACGCGGCGATCGCGCCCGAAGGAGTGTGA